attcaataaaattccaTCGCTAGACTTCATTCGGAACTCCATTTTTAATAATCTAGAAGTTTTTATTGGACAAccggttgaaattttcactttggttTGAGTGAAATCCTCGCGAAAACGGCAATGGAAACTGGTTTTTCAAGGGTGCACGCCATAATAAAGATTTCAAATCGACACTGATCAAATAAGTTGGCGAGTTTATCGCGCTATTAATTTGTAATATTTGAGCCGAAACGGAGAAAGAATAAAGAAAACTATATAGGTAGCTTCTTGTAATGTAACTTCACCTATTTATGTGTGGACGAAATCGTGTATTGTAATTCGTGAATCATGGGCTAAAACTTGATAATTGACAATGCAACACGCGTCGCATCCTAGCCTTGGGATTTCCCATATAAAACAATCGATATAAACGCGAATCTAGTTGAAGGAATGGATACGTGTGCAGCTGgtggagaaggaaaaaaaaggggCATAGGGGTTAGCGAGAGGGTAAGTAAGAACATTTGACTTTTAGATTCGCGTCGAATAAAAGCTGGATTTACTCAGATAAAGCCAACCGAGTCATTTAGGGTTGTATCTTCATTTAGTACACGAAACGCGTTCCCCCTCGTTGCTTTCTTTGTCCGCGCGAATACCATAATATACGACAATTACACGCTGCGATATAATCGCTTAAACGTTTACGTTTTTCTTTCGCCCGAGCAATAAGTGCGTTTGCTGAAATCTTTTGATTAATTCCACTTTACATAATTGACATTACGATGGATTTACGACGTCTTTCTATCCTTTTCTATACGAGGTTCGTACATTGTTTCAGATGGTCTATAGTGTTGTCTGAATTCCGGTGAAAGTGAggtgtacgagtatattgcAGGGGAATGGTTGCTGCTGGTGAGGATTGGGTGTGtatttcaacattgaaaaagtGACACCTACTGGGTCAAGATTTGCGACCGAGGTGAGAGTGAGGGAGGGTATAGAGACTtgtgtttaaaattaaaaggaacgaagttgaaaaattttaattttaatctaaGTAATTCAAACCGAtacaaataatttcattcaacACCCAATCGAATTAattgtaaatttcagcttctataTGAAGGTAGGCCAATTCATCCAAATTGACTCTTCAAACCAAAAAAGGGGGGTTGCGAAACTACATCACTGAATTgacaaaactttaaaaactgATTGCCAGAAACAGAAAgtgtgaaagttcaaaatatttatttttcttttcttttggtttttcaagagaaaatgttcaagaaaaatagtttacgagaaaatttttcaaagctgttagaaacaacttgaaattaatttgttccAATCAAAAGAAAGAACAATGATTTCATCTGAtctagaattttggaaattttcaaacattttcttccCATGTTCTTATAATCCAGATCCTTTTCGTAATCCTCGTATTTTTGTAAAccatcaatttattaaaaattttcctactcCATTAACAATTTGATCAACGTGGAGACATTTCAGTTCCCATATTCCCATAACCCAATCTCAACATTTTCAGACCAATGTTAAATTTTATAGCCcaaaatgtaatttcaaaaactttgaccAAATCTGTAAGTAAATGTACTAATTTGAGAACATTTTCACTTAGTGTATCCACATTTAAacccaattttctcaaattgattttgagatttttgactCAATTTACAACTGTGCCAACTTCAGCCCAAGCTCatgttctaaaattttattggcTCAAAGCTTGGTTTCGCCAATTTGGGAATATTTCTTTTCATGTTCTCACAACCGaattggcactttttttcactggaaattgacacctttttcagtaaaaattgacacatttttcagtaaaaattgacacattttttcactgaaaattgacacttttttcactgaaaattggcACAATTTTGGGTCAGAATTTTCTAAACTTCTTTTTCAGGTTAGGTAtcgaacaaaaacaaattttcaaaatgcaaatgcaTAATTTTGCATGGATTTTTAAAGATACAAACTAAATATTTGACCCTtccccctctctctctctcaaaactgttttttggaatttcatagcgatttcaaaaaaattgaattatttaattCCTATAAGATGAAAACAATTTCgaacaaaaatgacatttttttggtgaaaaaaaatgagcaacacTTTTCAGTTATAAAGTGACCTATTCAGATAAATAATTAGaccattttcagtaaaaatcaagatcatttttcttttcaacaacaaaaaaatgatatttttaacaTACAATGAAAacttttagtgaaaaaaagttggcaatttttagaaaaaaaaatatgacgatttttactgaaaaaatgtgacaagttttactgaaaaatgagccaattttcagtaaaaaagtgccatttttagtgaaaaaaatgtgtcaattttcagtgaaaaatgttcatttttagtgaaaaatgagccaattttcagtgaaaaaaatgagacaaattttactgaaaaatgtgtcaattttcagtgaaaaaagtgtcaatatTCAGtggaaaaatgtgtcaattttcagtgaaaaaatgtgtcaattttcagtgaaaaagtgtcaatttttagtgaaaaaaatgtggcaatttttagtgaaaaaatgtggcgatttttactgaaaaaatgtgacaaattttactgaaaaatgtgtcaattttcagtgaaaaaagtgtcaatatTCAGtggaaaaatgtgtcaattttcagtgaaaaaatgtgtcaattttcagtgaaaaaatgtgtcaattttcaatgaaaaagtgtcaatttttagtgaaaaaaatgtggcaatttttagtgaaaaaatgtggcgatttttactgaaaaaatatggcaatttttactgaaaaaatgtgacaaattttactgaaaaatgtgtcaattttcagtaaaaagtgccatttttagTGAAATAAAGGTGTCAATGTTCagtaaaaaatgttcatttttagtgaaaaatgagccaattttcagtaaaaaaaatgagacaaatttcactgaaaaatgtgtcaattttcagtgaaaaagtgtcaatttttagtgaaaaaaatgtggcaatttttagtgaaaaaaatgtggcaatttttagtgaaaaaaatgtggcaatttttagtgaaaaaaatgtggtgatttttactgaaaaaatatgacaatttttactgaaaaaatgtgacaaattttactgaaaaatgtgtcaattttcagtaaaaaatgttcatttttagtgaaaaatgttcatttttagtgaaaaatgttcatttttagtgaaaaatgttcatttttagtgaaaaatgttcatttttagtgaaaaatgagccaattttcagtgaaaaaagtgccaattttcaatgaaaaaaaatgtgtcaatattcagtggaaaaaatgtgtcaattttcagtgaaaaagtgtcaatttttagtgaaaaaaatgtggcaatttttagtgaaaaaaatgtggcattttttagtgaaaaaaatgtggcattttttagtgaaaaaaatgtggcattttttagtgaaaaaaatgtggtgatttttagtgaaaaaaatgtggtgatttttactgaaaaaatatgacaatttttactgaaaaaatgtgacaaattttactgaaaaatgtgtcaattttcagtaaaaaatgttcatttttagtgaaaaatgttcatttttagtgaaaaatgttcatttttagtgaaaaatgttcatttttagtgaaaaatgttcatttttagtgaaaaatgagccaattttcagtgaaaaaagtgccaattttcaatgaaaaaaaatgtgtcaatattcagtggaaaaaatgtgtcaattttcagtgaaaaagtgtcaatttttagtgaaaaaaatgtggcaatttttagtgaaaaaaatgtggcattttttagtgaaaaaaatgtggcattttttagtgaaaaaaatgtggcattttttagtgaaaaaaatgtggtgatttttagtgaaaaaaatgtggtgatttttactgaaaaaatatgacaatttttactgaaaaaatgtgacaaattttactgaaaaatgtgtcaattttcagtaaaaaatgttcatttttagtgaaaaatgttcatttttagtgaaaaatgagccaattttcagtaaaaaaaatgagacaaatttcactgaaaaatgtgtcaattttcagtgaaaaaagtgccaattttcaatgaaaaaatatgtgtcAATATTCAGtggaaaaaatgtgtcaattttcagtgaaaaagtgtcaatttttagtgtcaattttcagtaaaaaaggGTCCATTTTaagtgaaaaaagtttttaaaaagtcaagtatcactttttattgaaaacatgTGTCACAGTTGATTATTTCAGTAAGTAAAGTAGTGTTGAGTTTTTTtgttatgggggggggggtataaaaatcaagaattttcattttatgtgGGAAagcattatattttttttagtgaaaaatgacaatttgtagagaaaaaaacgggcaaatttttgtaaaaataatgaccattaacaaaattttgatgaaagagTGACAATTCTCAGTGAACATACCTAATGcgattatttttggtaaaaaaagttgaaagtttccATTTCGCTGACAAAATCACgatattttagtgaaaaatattGCAGTTCTCCACACTTTTGTCCAGCTGCTGTCATCATTTTCACTTTCAGAGTTCAagatttacatttttcaataacagattccatgatttttttcaaatattttttcgtcaaattcacGACTTTTGTATGACTTGCATGACcttttagacaccctgtttgaGAAATGTTGACCCAACTTGTGATTGAGCCAAGTTGAagataatatttatttttgtgttccaACAACCAGATCTACTTTTTTCGAACTCAGTTCTGAGTTTTTGACTTAATTTACAATTGTGCCAATTTGAAGAAATCGCCTTCACTTCTCATATCTCTACAACTTGGACTCAATATTCTGTATTCGTTTCCATTTCCAGACCTGAAGCACAGCTGTACTAATTCGGGCACATTTCTGTATCCTGTTCCCACAATCAAGCCACTATTTTCTTAACATCTTGTAgaattgtttatttattttacaactGAGCCAACTCGAAGATATCTCACAACTAAAGCCAAGTTTcttgactcaattttgaattttttctcccaaTCTGCAACTATGCCAACTTGAAGACATTTTCATATCATATACTTACTCACGGCTCAGGTCCAATTTTCAGGACTCATCTGGagattttctatttcaaaatgtAGTCATACCAATTTGGGAGAATTTCTCTCTCAATATCTAACCACAATCTTTTGCTTTGGTTCAGTAGGTCTAGAATTATTGACCCAATCCATGCTGACAATTTAAGCACATTTTTCTCCTATAtcccaatcaatttttttttcttcagaattttctggaccaaatttcattttggacaatttgagaaaaataattatctctaacatgaaatttttgattcaatctAAAATTATGCCACTTGACTCATTCTCAAATTCTTGatctcaaaatacaatttttccaaaaaaagagcaATTTTCTATTGATAGTTTCGTTTGACTCTCATTCAAGTGTCCTGAATTGtttctaagtcaatttttcgagtttgcttttaaattttcaaacttagaGATCAATTCAGGAagagtccaaaattttcatttaagaTATTTTCAACCttgaactgaaatttcttcAGCTAAAGAAACTTGATTTTCATCCTCATAAATCAGATTTTCTCCATCGAGACTTTCTGATGAAGAAGTCATTGCAGAAAATATAcacaaaaatacaatatttttcaacgtttatgAAAATCTTTATtaaattaaacaataaaataattaatatatAACTATAATATTATTATCTACAACTGCTCATTTACATTTATCAtttcaatataggtacctattcgaatcAATATAAGataatgaaaaataacaaaaatgatCTCGAAAGTTCTCAACTTCAACACCCGACCAATATTGCACAAATTGTACGACTCGAGGAaacaaatatacaaaaaaaatcaaacctgttgttttttctgtaaaattcaagtcaaaaaacATCGGGATTGATTTTTCGAATGTAAAATGGAGAgaaatcgatcaatttattgCACCAAGTTTTCAAACAGTAGGGAAATTGATACAGTTTAGGTCATTGAATCATTCGATTCAGATTCTCAAATTTCACCATCTGTTTTACGACATCTGATTCGTCGTGGCGTTCCATCACTTTCATCCTCCAGTATGAGGCGATTTCAGGAATGTAACGTTAGCAAATCGATCAATACGAAAAGATAAGGGGCATGGGTGAAAATCAATTGGAAGCGagaaggtaattttttataaggACGAGTGCAAAAGTAGGGATACTCCGTTAAATGCAAAGATTAAAGATCCACTAGGtgggtaaatttaaaaaaaaaaaaaataaataaaaagggGAGCAAGGGCGAATGAATTTGTATGATTTTCCCCACTAAAACGACGAACAAAAACCCCCGcgtgaattaaaaaatacaacgaaaaaaaaattacattagaatcgatttcttcgaaattttacaTACAAATACAATACAAGGCGAGGAGGGAACAagtatcgaagaaaaaaaaggggttGAAATTTCGTATCCAGCTTATTTGCAGAGATGATGGTAACCTCAAACCTGCTTGAGGGGATCTACTCGTTCGATATTTCATCGTCGCTGATCTCTAATCTTTCGGTAAGATTTGGCTTTTTCAACTCGGAAGATATGGTTTCGCCTTCGTTTTGCAACTGGTTCAAAAAGGTGTCGACGTTTCTCGACTTCGCTCCGAGTTTCATCACCTTCATGGGAGTTTTACGTTCGTCGGAAATCTTGGTGGTTGATAAAGTCTCGGCGATTTTTTCAGCTTCGGCTGTGACCGCGATTGGATTCTTCATGTAGCCCATCGAGCTTCCGAAGCTGCCACCGCCATAGCTGCCGAAACTTTTGGGTGCTGGGCCTCGCTTGGCTGCCTCCAAACGTTGTCTTTGTAGCTCTTTCGCTTTCTCGCGCATTTTATTTTTAGCCTCGCGTTCTTGCGATCGTCTCAGAGCCAGGTAGACCTTCTCTTCTTGGGAGTCCATTTCGACATAGGTGCGAATTTGAGCCAAGTAGACGCTTTCGCGGTATCCCAAGGCGACTATTTCGTCGAAGGCGAAGATCAGGTTGAAGGCGTTTTCGCGGATTTCCGATTCTTCGTTGCTGCGGCAGTATTCCTGCAAAAAATCGGTGGAGGGGCGAAATGTCAAACTAAAGAAGGTATTTTTCAGGAGCAAATAGGTGAACGAGTGAGCtagatttttcccaaaaattgattctaaattttatttgggaaaattgagacatttttcgtcaaatttggcagatttctccccccccccaaaagtcaaaaaatacctcaattaggctttaaaaaaatttcaataattaaatttcaaaactttgagataattttgaaaaatttcaagggacATGAGAAGGTCCTTGTGGGTCCAAGAGGAGAAAATGAGGTCATATCACGTTACCCAAAGTCTAATCTTATTTTCAATGAACCCCCAACctactttcaagaaaaaaaaaccaccaaaattCGATCCAACCCCCTTTCCAGCTCCACCTCACccatcaaaatcatttgaacATCACTTACCTGGATAACTCTGACGAATAGCCTCAAAGTTTCCAGATCTTCTAAGATATTGCTGGTTTTGGTGGTAATAAGGAGCATGTAAAGTTTATCCAAGGGCTGGTAAACATATCGTACAGATTCGGTTTCCACAAAGGTATGCTGCTTGCCTGCCGGAACGAGCTTTGGGAACGCAGCCAACAACCCTTCGATACGAGCCTTGGTCATTTCGACGAATTGTCGAGACACCAATGTCTTTCCAGCTTTCGTACAAATGGCAGCTGATATCAAAACCATCTTTACCCCTTTCTACAATTCCGTTCCCTTTAAAACTGACTGCctttttttctcgcaaacgtGGCGTGTACGCCTGGGTGACGTTAACCTACAGGAAAGTGTGCTCAGCAAAGTACGTATCCAACCTGTAGAAGAAATTCCACATTGTATTATCGACCATCAATGAATAGGTATAGCGAGGTACAATATATGTACTCGATTACATAATGAAAACAAGCTCTCTTCGAATGAATACGTTAGAcgtttgaattacaattttccTTACTTATAAAAGCCCACGCCATAAAGAATCTCTCACGTAGAAGAAGAGAAAACACCTAGTCGAGCTGTAGGAGTTGACGAAGAGCAAAATGCGCAGCCGCCTCGTTTATCGGCTCGTCGACTTGAAAATTACTCGCAATGGGCGGTTTTCTCGAGCTTTCCAGAGTCTATAATTCGCCACTTTCGACTTACTACAGCCTTTCAGAACACACCCTCTTTCTTTTTCCCACACTCGTATTTTCTTAAatcaaaaacccaaaaaccGATGCCCATTTTGACTCAATCGTTATTCGTTAAGTACCTACGTGTGATTTCAAAGTGAGACGTTCCTGAGACgagaaatttaccaattaaagattcaaaaaaaaaaataataataaaataaaatgaaataaaataattagtaAATCGAATAAATGGCAAAAAATATTGCGAATTTTTTGAGTGATTATGTAATAAATCAGCTGGTAAATTGTTTTATCAAATGATATGTGGCAATTAGATCGTCATCATGAATTACGAAGACATATACAAATGGCATCGGTCGTACAGAGAAATAAACCATTTCATCAGGCTTCTATTATTTATAATGGTATGTGATTCAATAgacgttttttttaaacaatcattttgatacttatttcattttccttttttttttttttttttttttttttaaatcgagtcGAATTAATTTTAGGTACATATCatgcatatttttttgcacTCTATTTATGTTTAGGAGTGtttcttttttagattttcaatatttttctaaagttgagtaatttttagaaatattttcaatcatttttttaaagatcctaccccccccccattttccaaaaattgaattgatttttttactcctttttttcGAGTTATCGCCTGcataaattttccaactatgtaaggctcaaaattttggacagcATTGATTCGTCCATCAtcttaaactgaaaaaaaagatcacgcctcacattttttcccctattatttttaattcaaattttcaacccaattttctatcaaaaatgtgagttttgagtcaaaattttcacgtatggaaaaaaaaatcaaaataaaataggcagatggttttcaaaaacattagaaagtttctgaattttttttggagaactttTCTTCCGAATAcccacttttgattttttaaaaatgggtttcAATGAAGCCCATTTTCTATCATTGATTATGacctaatgaaattttcaactcggaTACGAACAGGCAAAAATAATAGTTTTGTTGGCTTGACGAATTACGATAAAGATCAAAaatatagcatttttttttgttggttccATGACTCATGGCTTAAAACCTCAAAGAACGTTATGATTAACCGTAACCAATAAATTGATGATGTGAATAATCAAGTATTTTATCTACATTTCGTCAAATCGATTCAAATAAATAGATACAGAAGATCACACCGACAGTGATAatttaaaatgtaggtagtaAATTAAGACAGAGTTTAGATATCAAAATCGTTCTTATCTTGTATTGAAATTGTGACATTATACTTCCTTCCTCttccaaaaatcaccaataagATAAATTCACCCAGCGTAGGCAGTAGGTAATTATAATTATTACGTAATCTTTGCACGAAAAAATACCTAACACGAAGATGATATTTTGTTTCTTTATCGCGTTAATTCCCTAGATTATTGAATGAATCCTCTCTCTTCCCTCCCACACTGAATGAACGATCATCCTAACACTCTTAAATTACCTactaagtattaattttttgaaaaaa
This region of Planococcus citri chromosome 5, ihPlaCitr1.1, whole genome shotgun sequence genomic DNA includes:
- the deltaCOP gene encoding coatomer subunit delta, translating into MVLISAAICTKAGKTLVSRQFVEMTKARIEGLLAAFPKLVPAGKQHTFVETESVRYVYQPLDKLYMLLITTKTSNILEDLETLRLFVRVIQEYCRSNEESEIRENAFNLIFAFDEIVALGYRESVYLAQIRTYVEMDSQEEKVYLALRRSQEREAKNKMREKAKELQRQRLEAAKRGPAPKSFGSYGGGSFGSSMGYMKNPIAVTAEAEKIAETLSTTKISDERKTPMKVMKLGAKSRNVDTFLNQLQNEGETISSELKKPNLTERLEISDDEISNE